A single region of the Raphanus sativus cultivar WK10039 chromosome 1, ASM80110v3, whole genome shotgun sequence genome encodes:
- the LOC108847470 gene encoding uncharacterized protein LOC108847470 — MCQLDRARCFSRVLFSCECPCLLCCFISRLSHLSPIASLISLPPRLLLSPPPISSSTHHHRVSPSSHHHRVSSSTHHHRVSPLSHHHHHSRPLSVIIGGGDKVHGGWSRKGSWRLKDASLVAAGGSKVHGCWKRVKLDGSSLDVAVMNSATLKDPKILIKEKVNEMEQANMGHRHISWKHVWSNFCVFRVITRSCLTTMLFFRMSESGTSLRFIHVFSISVNLA, encoded by the exons ATGTGTCAACTCGATAGGGCACGGTGTTTCTCACGCGTTTTGTTTTCCTGCGAGTGTCCGTGTTTGTTGTGCTGTTTCATCTCTCgcctctctcatctctctcccatcgcctctctcatctctctcccaCCGCGTCTCCTCCTCTCACCACCACCCATCTCCTCCTCGACTCACCACCACCGTGTCTCCCCCTCGTCTCACCACCACCGCGTCTCCTCTTCGACTCACCACCACCGCGTCTCCCCCTTGtctcatcaccaccaccacagtCGACCTCTCTCTGTCATC ATAGGTGGAGGAGATAAGGTTCATGGCGGCTGGAGTAGAAAAGGTTCATGGCGGCTGAAGGATGCAAGTCTCGTGGCGGCTGGAGGAAGCAAAGTTCATGGCTGTTGGAAGAGGGTCAAGCTCGACGGCTCCTCCTTGG ATGTGGCGGTTATGAATTCAGCTACTTTGAAGGATCCAAAGATTTTGATCAAGGAGAAAGTTAATGAGATGGAGCAAGCAAACATGGGTCACCGCCACATTTCTTG GAAGCATGTATGGTCAAACTTCTGTGTCTTTCGTGTAATAACGAGAAGTTGCTTGACGACGATGCTGTTCTTTAGGATGTCGGAGTCCGGAACAAGTCTCAGGTTCATCCATGTCTTTTCAATAAGTGTTAATCTGGCT
- the LOC108812229 gene encoding uncharacterized protein LOC108812229, producing MDKGEPSLVPEWLRSSGHASGGGSSNHLLISSSSHSDSASLPHNSRNKNSRSKSDVDSVHSPFLDRSSSTNSRRGSSNGSSKHPYSSFNFNRSQRDKDRSRDKDRVSYVDPWDLDTSIPLRNILTGRDQDQLRRSHSMVTRKQADHLSRGLSVGLKNGGGSSSSYNGNGILHGPSFLRTGFDKDFPSLGTEEKHGGQDLVRVSSPGLGSAVQSLPVGNSALIGGEGWTSALAEVPNVIEKACAAPLTSPKANVVCIGSSTGLNMAEALAQAPARTLTPPQGSGKTQRFEDLAIKQSRQLIPVVPSAPKSSILNSSDKSKTKQMVRAGETCLAPSRNSQQHPSVLLGNVQSNPTGQIKSEKKLLILKPARETGVAAVKESGSPSSNPNSRPNSSQLMNTAQTPQSTTVRSTNNSPREHKGITSFTMTSGQTVEKKPYFAQTQSRHAFFSALKQKTISTNISTDPVNPSTTCVSSSVEEKVNSAKELVASDSSSSQVTRGLEVTQRNTIGFEAADTPDEEEAEFLRSLGWDENNGEVEALTEEEIKAFNEQYNKLRPSLPQKLSIIQEQESVT from the exons ATGGACAAAGGTGAACCCTCTTTAGTTCCGGAATGGTTGAGAAGTTCAGGGCATGCTTCTGGTGGTGGGAGTTCAAACCACCTCCTtatatcatcttcttctcaCTCAG ATTCTGCATCTTTACCACATAATAGTCGGAATAAGAACTCTAGGAGCAAAAGCGATGTTGATTCAGTTCATTCTCCTTTTCTGGATCGATCTTCTTCTACTAATTCGAGGAGGGGCTCTAGTAATGGGTCTTCTAAGCATCCCTATAGTAGTTTCAACTTCAATAGGAGTCAACGGGATAAGGATCGCAGCAGGGACAAGGATAGGGTAAGCTATGTGGATCCATGGGACCTTGACACTTCTATCCCTCTCAGAAATATCTTAACTGGTAGGGATCAGGACCAATTGCGACGATCACATTCAATGGTAACAAGGAAACAGGCCGACCACTTGTCTCGAGGTCTTTCAGTGGGCTTGAAAAATGGTGGTGGTAGTAGTAGTAGTTACAACGGGAATGGTATACTTCACGGACCTAGCTTTTTGAGGACTGGTTTTGATAAGGATTTTCCTTCGCTTGGAACTGAAGAGAAACATGGCGGGCAAGACCTTGTACGGGTCTCTTCTCCTGGTCTAGGCTCAGCTGTTCAGAGCTTGCCAGTTGGTAACTCTGCTTTGATTGGTGGGGAAGGTTGGACATCGGCTCTGGCAGAGGTTCCCAATGTCATCGAGAAGGCTTGTGCTGCGCCGTTAACTTCTCCGAAAGCCAATGTTGTTTGCATAGGATCTTCAACTGGTCTTAACATGGCTGAAGCATTGGCGCAGGCTCCAGCAAGAACTCTTACCCCTCCACAA GGGTCTGGGAAGACGCAAAGATTTGAGGACTTGGCAATCAAGCAGTCGAGACAGTTGATTCCGGTTGTGCCGTCAGCACCAAAGAGCTCG ATTCTTAACTCTTCTGATAAATCCAAGACAAAGCAAATGGTTCGAGCTGGTGAAACATGTCTTGCTCCCTCAAGAAACTCCCAACAGCACCCCTCTGTCCTGCTTGGAAATGTTCAGTCTAATCCTACTGGTCAAATTAAATCAGAGAAGAAGCTGTTGATTCTCAAACCTGCTAGGGAAACTGGTGTCGCTGCTGTTAAAGAATCTGGAAGTCCTAGTAGTAATCCAAACAGCAGACCCAACTCTAGCCAGCTAATGAATACTGCTCAAACACCACAATCTACTACTGTGAGAAGTACAAACAACAGCCCAAGGGAGCACAAGGGAATTACTTCCTTCACCATGACATCTGGACAAACCGTTGAAAAGAAACCTTACTTCGCTCAAACTCAGAGCAGGCATGCATTTTTCAGTGCTCTGAAGCAGAAAACTATATCAACAAACATCTCTACCGATCCTGTTAACCCTTCAACTACTTGCGTCTCTTCTTCCGTGGAGGAAAAAGTCAACTCGGCAAAGGAGCTTGTAGCTAGTGACTCGTCGAGTTCGCAGGTTACACGTGGTCTTGAAGTCACTCAAAGGAATACTATTGGTTTTGAGGCAGCAGACACTCCAGATGAGGAAGAAGCCGAGTTTCTCAGATCGCTTGGCTGGGATGAAAACAATGGCGAAGTAGAAGCTCTTACAGAGGAGGAGATAAAAGCTTTTAATGAACAG TACAATAAGCTCAGGCCGTCACTTCCGCAGAAACTGTCCATCATACAAGAGCAAGAGAGTGTAACCTAG